In Phlebotomus papatasi isolate M1 chromosome 1, Ppap_2.1, whole genome shotgun sequence, the following proteins share a genomic window:
- the LOC129809513 gene encoding uncharacterized protein LOC129809513, giving the protein MLLFVLAICACVLVLHHFWTNWELYKLSWVMPGPFMIPFLGNAHTIIGKTHEGLLELLNSVVANYPRPLMRYWLGPKLYVLIRKPEDMQTVLNAPECLNRDDVYKYVTNLAGNGLVALPVDTWKEHRKYLNPTFSLKILQSYMPIFNKESHTLTNRLKDFIRKPAFDIYRFMDACTLDIVCQTTMGSEMNIQKNQNSEYLEAANNLLSIITTRIFNPLLHSDLLFRFTKWYKIEKKSINIVFGFVDKILQNKKKEYQLVQKKYSKEEDEEISFKSPQLYIDQLLKLSMEGNLFNDEDVKNESNTIISTGFESTALITSYCVLMMAMHPEIQEKVLEEIRAVVTDPTNVKYEELGDLKYTERVIKETMRLFPTVPAIARVASAPFQLRQFTIPANTHFVISILTLHRDKEVWGPKADQFDPDHFLQENFEKVHPYAYVPFSAGPRNCIGIKYAYMLMKVLVVHLVSNFKFETSLCLPDLNHRVDITFKLNNKHMVSVLPRNNYQFYPLLARDLHVQPAGLRMMMQKCIMGKVLEYVCEMVDSKACAIIGRPSCIPDSTLADQWAINANLPGENLQFSRDFSRKMWVFFVLIISAIILRHLWTKKELYKLSWKMPGPFVIPLIGNYQTTFGVSNEGLLKIVQYLTSSFKGPCRWWIGTTMYVIVKSPEDMQTVLNSPQCLSRAEVYEFLRSFGGEGLVALPESEWKVHRKLLNPTFSLKILQTYMPIFNKEVKVLVSRLKGLTNKKDATDIYTYMDALTLDVVCQTTMGTEMHIQKNQNIEYLDAGNNLLSIITTRMFNPLLHWDWIFRLTPFYWVEKKSSDITFGFVDKILQKKKINYKPPETSKSDDDDDLPLKTPQIYIDQLMKLRMVEKKFNDRDVVSEANTIVATGFESTALVSSYCILMLAMFPEHQQRIYEEIKSIMPNKEDDVQYDDFGKYEFLERFAKETMRLFPSVPLIARTASAPFELGEYTIPTGTNIVCAISMMQRDKTVWGPNADKFDPDHFLPENLEKVHPYAYLPFSGGPRNCIGIKYAYMFLKTILIHLVSNFKFRTDLKMSEFRHRMDITFKLINKHMVYVEKRDA; this is encoded by the exons GTCTTCTAGAGTTACTGAATTCAGTGGTAGCCAACTACCCTAGGCCATTGATGAGATACTGGTTAGGGCCCAAACTCTACGTTCTAATAAGAAAGCCTGAGGATATGCAGACTGTTCTAAATGCTCCTGAATGCCTCAATCGCGATGATGTATATAAATATGTGACCAATCTTGCTGGCAATGGATTAGTCGCATTACCAG TTGACACGTGGAAAGAACACCGAAAATACCTCAACCCAACCTTCAGCCTTAAGATCCTTCAGAGTTACATGCCAATCTTCAACAAAGAATCTCATACCCTTACTAATCGCCTTAAGGACTTCATTAGGAAGCCTGCATTTGATATCTACCGGTTTATGGATGCATGTACTTTGGACATAGTTTGTC AGACAACCATGGGGAGCGAGATGAACATTCAAAAGAATCAAAACAGCGAGTATTTAGAGGCCGCCAACAA tttACTCTCAATAATTACCACACGCATTTTCAATCCACTTTTGCATTCGGATCTCCTATTCCGTTTCACCAAATGGTACAAAATCGAGAAGAAAAGCATCAATATCGTATTTGGATTTGTAGATAAG AttcttcaaaataaaaagaaagaatatCAATTGGTTCAGAAGAAGTACTCCAAGGAGGAAGATGAAGAGATTTCATTTAAATCACCTCAACTCTACATTGATCAACTTCTTAAACTGTCGATGGAAGGGAATTTATTTAACGATGAAGATGTTAAGAATGAATCTAACACTATAATTTCAACG GGCTTCGAGAGCACGGCACTAATCACATCATACTGTGTTCTAATGATGGCAATGCATCCTGAAATCCAAGAGAAAGTGCTCGAGGAAATTAGGGCAGTTGTCACTGATCCGACTAACGTCAAGTATGAGGAGTTAGGAGACTTAAAGTACACCGAAAGGGTAATTAAAGAGACCATGAGACTCTTTCCCACAGTACCAGCAATTGCTCGAGTGGCGAGTGCTCCATTTCAGTTGA GACAATTCACAATTCCCGCCAACACACACTTTGTCATTAGTATCTTGACTCTGCATAGAGACAAAGAGGTGTGGGGACCCAAGGCTGACCAATTCGATCCGGATCACTTCCTGCAGGAGAACTTTGAGAAAGTTCACCCCTATGCCTATGTCCCATTCAGTGCTGGTCCCAGAAACTGCATCGGCATAAAATATGCATACATGTTGATGAAAGTTCTTGTGGTGCATCTTGTGAGCAATTTTAAGTTCGAAACCAGCCTATGTCTTCCAGACCTCAATCATCGTGTAGACATCACATTCAAACTAAATAACAAGCATATGGTGTCAGTTCTTCCGAGGAATAATTA TCAATTTTATCCGCTTCTGGCCAGAGATCTTCACGTACAGCCAGCCGGATTGCGAATGATGATGCAAAAATGCATCATGGGCAAG GTACTCGAGTATGTGTGCGAGATGGTGGACTCTAAGGCGTGTGCTATCATCGGACGCCCAAGTTGTATTCCCGATTCAACTCTTGCGGACCAATGGGCGATCAAC GCAAATCTTCCGGGTGAGAATCTCCAGTTTTCACGCGATTTTTCCCGGAAAATGTGGGTATTTTTTGTGCTCATTATTTCTGCCATTATCTTGAGGCACCTCTGGACCAAGAAAGAACTCTACAAATTATCATGGAAAATGCCTGGGCCCTTTGTCATTCCCTTGATTGGGAACTATCAAACGACCTTTGGGGTCTCCAATGAAG GTCTGTTAAAAATAGTGCAATACCTCACATCAAGCTTCAAGGGCCCTTGTAGATGGTGGATTGGGACGACTATGTACGTCATTGTTAAGAGTCCAGAAGATATGCAGACTGTCCTTAACTCTCCTCAGTGTTTAAGTCGTGCGGAAGTTTATGAATTCTTGAGGTCTTTCGGAGGGGAAGGTTTAGTTGCTCTTCCAG AATCTGAGTGGAAAGTTCATCGAAAGCTGCTCAATCCAACCTTCAGCCTCAAGATCCTACAAACCTATATGCCAATATTCAATAAGGAAGTCAAGGTATTGGTCTCAAGGCTTAAAGGACTTACTAACAAGAAGGACGCTACGGATATTTATACCTATATGGATGCCCTAACTCTTGATGTTGTCTGTC AAACAACTATGGGTACGGAGATGCACATTCAGAAGAATCAGAACATTGAATACTTGGATGCTGGTAACAA TTTATTGTCCATAATTACAACGCGAATGTTCAATCCCCTTCTCCATTGGGACTGGATCTTTCGGCTCACACCATTCTACTGGGTTGAAAAAAAGAGTTCTGACATCACCTTTGGATTTGTCGACAAG attcttcagaaaaagaaGATCAACTACAAGCCCCCTGAAACATCAAAGtcggatgatgatgatgatcttCCACTCAAAACGCCTCAAATCTATATCGATCAACTTATGAAGCTCCGAATGGTCGAAAAGAAGTTCAATGATCGGGATGTGGTCAGTGAAGCTAACACAATTGTGGCTACC GGCTTCGAAAGCACAGCTCTCGTTAGTTCTTATTGCATTCTAATGCTGGCCATGTTTCCAGAACATCAACAGAGGATTTACGAAGAAATTAAATCCATCATGCCTAATAAAGAAGATGATGTTCAGTACgatgattttggaaaatatgagTTTCTAGAGAG ATTTGCTAAAGAGACAATGCGACTCTTTCCATCTGTTCCCTTAATAGCCAGGACAGCAAGTGCACCTTTTGAATTAG GAGAGTACACCATTCCTACTGGAACTAATATCGTCTGCGCCATAAGCATGATGCAGAGGGATAAGACAGTCTGGGGTCCAAATGCAGATAAATTTGATCCGGATCATTTCCTGCCTGAGAATCTCGAGAAGGTCCATCCATACGCCTATCTCCCCTTCAGCGGTGGTCCAAGGAACTGCATTGGAATCAAATATGCCTACATGTTTCTCAAGACAATCCTCATTCACCTAGTGAGCAATTTTAAATTCCGGACGGATCTTAAAATGAGCGAATTTCGTCATCGGATGGACATAACGTTCAAGCTCATCAACAAGCATATGGTGTATGTTGAAAAGCGAGAtgcataa